A DNA window from Capnocytophaga sp. ARDL2 contains the following coding sequences:
- the lptB gene encoding LPS export ABC transporter ATP-binding protein → MKLRAENLIKTYKGRKVVKGVSVEVNQGEIVGLLGPNGAGKTTSFYMIVGLVKPNGGNIFLDDLNITNFPMYQRAQHGIGYLAQEASVFRKMSIEDNILSVLQLTKLSKKEQEAKMESLIEEFSLGHIRTNRGDLLSGGERRRTEIARALATDPKFILLDEPFAGVDPVAVEDIQRIVAKLKKKNIGILITDHNVQETLAITDKTYLMFEGGILKAGKPADLAEDEMVRKVYLGQNFELRTKKLEF, encoded by the coding sequence ATGAAATTACGAGCAGAAAATTTAATCAAAACATACAAAGGCAGAAAAGTAGTAAAAGGCGTTTCTGTCGAGGTAAATCAAGGAGAAATCGTAGGTTTGCTTGGCCCTAATGGTGCAGGAAAAACCACTTCGTTTTACATGATTGTAGGTTTGGTAAAGCCCAATGGAGGGAATATTTTTTTAGACGACCTTAACATAACCAATTTTCCGATGTACCAAAGAGCTCAGCATGGAATTGGTTATTTGGCACAAGAGGCATCGGTATTTAGAAAAATGAGTATCGAAGATAATATTTTGAGTGTATTGCAATTGACTAAATTGTCAAAAAAAGAACAAGAAGCGAAAATGGAGTCATTGATAGAGGAGTTTAGTTTAGGACACATTCGTACCAACAGAGGCGATTTATTGTCGGGAGGAGAGAGAAGACGTACAGAGATTGCAAGAGCATTGGCAACCGATCCAAAATTTATTTTGTTAGACGAACCCTTTGCCGGAGTTGATCCTGTGGCGGTAGAAGACATTCAACGCATAGTAGCAAAGTTGAAAAAGAAAAACATAGGGATATTGATTACCGACCACAATGTACAAGAGACTTTGGCGATTACCGACAAAACCTATCTAATGTTTGAAGGAGGAATCTTGAAAGCAGGAAAACCAGCAGATTTAGCAGAAGATGAAATGGTAAGGAAAGTGTATTTAGGGCAAAATTTTGAATTGAGAACGAAAAAGTTGGAGTTTTAA
- a CDS encoding ABC-F family ATP-binding cassette domain-containing protein has protein sequence MLTVSNLSVQFGKRILFDEVNATFTQGNCYGIIGANGAGKSTFLKILAGDIEPTSGHVILEPGKRMSVLNQNHNMFDQHTVLETVLMGNKVLYAVKKEMDELYADYSDENADRIGELQIQFDEMDGWNADSSAASLLSNLGISEDLHYMQMEDMEPKNKVRVLLAQALFGNPDVLIMDEPTNDLDFETIAWLENFLANYENTVLVVSHDRHFLDAVCTHISDIDFGKINHYSGNYTFWYESSQLAAKQRAQQNKKAEEKKAELEEFIRRFSANVAKSKQATSRKKMIEKLNVNEIKPSSRRYPAIIFEQEREAGDQILNVENLSVSVEGETLFKDVHLNLAKGDKVVVYSKDSRATTAFYEILNGRLTPDTGSFEWGITTTQSYLPAENHEFFKDDLNLVDWLRQWAKTEEERDEVYVRGFLGKMLFSGEEALKKGTVLSGGEKVRCMLSRMMMIRANVLMLDEPTNHLDLESITAFNNSLKNFKGTILFTTHDHEFAQTVGNRVVELTPNGVIDRYMTFDDYMDDPKIQELRKKMYAK, from the coding sequence ATGTTGACAGTATCAAATCTTTCGGTACAATTTGGAAAACGAATTTTATTTGACGAAGTAAACGCTACTTTTACTCAAGGTAACTGCTACGGTATTATCGGAGCAAATGGAGCAGGAAAATCTACTTTCTTGAAAATATTAGCTGGTGATATCGAACCTACTTCTGGACATGTGATTCTTGAGCCAGGAAAAAGAATGTCGGTATTGAATCAAAATCACAATATGTTTGACCAACATACAGTATTGGAAACCGTATTGATGGGAAATAAGGTGTTGTATGCCGTGAAAAAAGAAATGGACGAATTGTATGCTGATTATTCTGACGAAAATGCAGATAGAATCGGTGAATTGCAAATTCAGTTCGACGAAATGGACGGTTGGAATGCCGACTCATCAGCAGCGTCTTTGTTGTCAAATTTAGGTATTTCTGAAGATTTGCACTATATGCAAATGGAGGATATGGAACCTAAAAACAAAGTGCGTGTGTTGTTGGCTCAGGCGTTGTTTGGAAACCCTGATGTATTGATTATGGACGAGCCTACAAACGATTTGGACTTTGAAACCATTGCTTGGTTGGAAAACTTTTTGGCAAACTATGAAAACACTGTATTAGTTGTATCGCACGACCGTCATTTCTTGGATGCGGTGTGTACGCACATCTCTGATATTGACTTCGGAAAAATCAATCACTATAGCGGAAACTATACTTTCTGGTACGAATCTTCTCAATTAGCAGCGAAACAAAGAGCTCAGCAAAACAAAAAAGCAGAAGAGAAAAAAGCAGAATTGGAAGAGTTTATCCGTCGTTTTTCTGCAAATGTGGCTAAGTCTAAACAGGCTACTTCTCGTAAAAAAATGATTGAAAAATTGAATGTAAACGAAATCAAACCGTCTTCTCGTCGTTATCCGGCGATTATTTTTGAGCAAGAACGCGAAGCGGGTGATCAGATTTTAAATGTAGAAAATTTATCAGTTTCTGTAGAAGGTGAAACTTTGTTTAAAGATGTACATTTGAATTTGGCAAAAGGTGATAAAGTTGTAGTGTATTCGAAAGATTCTCGTGCTACAACAGCTTTTTATGAAATTTTAAATGGAAGATTGACACCTGATACAGGTTCATTTGAATGGGGAATCACAACGACTCAGTCGTATTTACCAGCAGAAAATCACGAGTTTTTTAAAGACGATTTAAATTTGGTAGATTGGTTGCGTCAATGGGCAAAAACTGAAGAAGAAAGAGACGAAGTATATGTACGTGGATTCCTTGGGAAAATGTTGTTTTCTGGTGAAGAAGCCTTGAAAAAAGGAACTGTTCTTTCTGGAGGAGAAAAAGTGCGTTGTATGTTGTCACGTATGATGATGATTCGTGCTAATGTATTGATGTTGGACGAACCTACCAACCACTTGGATTTAGAATCGATTACTGCGTTCAACAACTCGTTGAAAAACTTCAAAGGTACAATATTGTTTACCACTCATGACCACGAATTTGCACAAACTGTGGGTAATCGTGTAGTGGAATTGACACCAAATGGAGTAATCGACCGCTATATGACTTTCGACGATTATATGGACGATCCAAAAATTCAAGAATTGCGTAAGAAAATGTATGCGAAATAA
- a CDS encoding DUF4256 domain-containing protein, whose product MQPFEPFDTKTSSWIFTPDENRKLGGALFGDFRYNRVFIYHNGAESYYVSIGFRAKLVLKQ is encoded by the coding sequence TTGCAACCCTTTGAACCCTTTGATACCAAAACTTCCTCATGGATTTTTACACCAGATGAAAATAGAAAATTGGGCGGTGCATTATTCGGAGATTTTCGTTACAATCGAGTGTTTATCTATCACAATGGAGCCGAATCGTATTATGTTTCTATAGGATTTCGTGCAAAGTTGGTTTTGAAACAATAA
- a CDS encoding GumC family protein — translation MEGIIKEQEVNLKDEVFRYLVHWRWFVIGVLLSLALAFIYVKKATRIYSVESKILLKEDSKNDLSSKLSAFTEGGGFLGGSDRNIENEIEILKSRTLHEKVVDSLKASVEIWSQGRLGESFIYIDNPFDIIYSLKEEERNKVQNLSFLIENNKLTINVNDESFTNVNYGQPVTTENGILTISKVHIKNKKLHDKYRVVIKPRLKAVEDLQKSFETTLTNKQSSVLQLNLKHPNPDFAADYLNTLVYFYNRQSVADQRFVSESTSRFISNRLDIIAEELGDVEKNVERYKESNRIADVESEVKSYISNLSSLDQEAIRNEAQISIAKDLIGHIARSKSDDLIPNGIFTGEPAAESMINEVNSLILDKQRMSLSSTTENPNYIILDNRIKELKSNILQSLHSHLNSLQIVRNNLKRQEGELQSKLGRVPQQEREFRIIDRQQKVKEALYLFLLQKREETNITLAATESNAKIIDKAIPTEKLVSPKSMIILLVAIVLGVTIPFAILYLKNILDDKVQDRKDLDKFTEIPFLGDIPHAVEPFDINKLNSRSSVLEAVRIIRTNIDFILSMLPKDRAKVIFTTSTIPGEGKTHTCVNLATAVALTGKRVLLMGMDLRNPKLKEHIPMPVRGFTNYLTEGDKPIEDYIVSLNNFIQFDVLPAGNIPPNPVELLLNEKVTQTFEHLRESYDYIFVDTAPVAPVTDTLLISSNADMVVYVVRANKLERRLLDVPRNFFTQNKLPRMAFALNDVNTSKGYGYGYAYGYGVDKPKEKKSSLETNLRNLID, via the coding sequence ATGGAAGGAATTATAAAAGAACAGGAAGTCAATCTAAAAGATGAAGTCTTTAGATATTTAGTTCATTGGAGATGGTTTGTAATAGGTGTATTACTATCTCTAGCATTAGCCTTTATTTATGTAAAAAAGGCTACTAGAATCTATAGTGTCGAGTCAAAAATCTTGTTAAAAGAAGATAGTAAAAATGATTTAAGTAGCAAGTTATCTGCTTTTACTGAAGGAGGAGGGTTTTTAGGTGGTTCAGATAGAAATATAGAAAATGAAATTGAGATTCTAAAATCAAGAACTCTACACGAAAAGGTAGTTGACTCATTAAAAGCTTCAGTTGAAATTTGGAGTCAAGGAAGATTAGGAGAATCTTTTATTTATATTGATAATCCGTTTGATATAATCTATTCACTAAAAGAAGAAGAAAGAAATAAAGTACAAAATCTTTCTTTTTTAATTGAAAATAATAAATTGACAATAAATGTAAATGATGAGTCATTTACTAATGTTAATTATGGTCAGCCAGTAACAACTGAAAATGGAATTTTGACTATTTCAAAAGTTCATATAAAAAATAAAAAATTGCATGATAAATATAGGGTTGTTATAAAGCCAAGGTTAAAAGCGGTGGAAGATTTACAAAAATCTTTTGAAACAACTTTAACAAACAAGCAAAGTAGTGTGCTACAATTAAATTTGAAGCATCCAAATCCTGATTTTGCGGCTGATTATTTAAATACTTTAGTGTATTTTTATAATAGACAGTCAGTTGCTGACCAGCGTTTTGTCTCTGAAAGTACTTCTAGATTTATATCCAATCGTTTGGATATCATCGCCGAAGAACTGGGCGATGTTGAAAAAAACGTTGAAAGATATAAAGAAAGTAATCGCATTGCAGATGTTGAATCTGAAGTAAAATCATATATTTCCAATTTGTCTTCATTAGATCAAGAGGCAATAAGGAACGAAGCTCAGATTAGTATCGCTAAAGATTTAATTGGTCATATCGCTCGTTCAAAATCAGATGATTTGATTCCAAATGGAATCTTTACTGGAGAACCTGCTGCGGAATCTATGATAAATGAAGTAAACTCTTTGATATTGGACAAACAGCGAATGTCTTTGAGCTCGACTACTGAAAACCCTAATTATATCATTCTTGATAATAGAATTAAAGAATTGAAGTCGAATATTCTACAAAGTTTGCATTCGCATTTGAACTCCCTTCAAATTGTAAGAAATAATTTAAAGCGACAAGAAGGTGAATTGCAGTCAAAATTGGGGCGTGTGCCTCAACAAGAGAGAGAATTTAGAATCATCGATAGACAGCAAAAAGTAAAAGAAGCGTTGTATTTGTTTTTGCTACAAAAACGCGAAGAAACAAATATTACCTTGGCTGCGACTGAAAGCAATGCTAAAATCATCGATAAAGCGATTCCTACAGAAAAACTTGTTTCGCCAAAATCTATGATTATACTTTTAGTAGCAATTGTGCTTGGCGTTACGATTCCATTTGCTATTTTGTATTTAAAAAATATTTTAGATGATAAAGTACAAGATAGAAAGGATTTAGATAAATTTACTGAGATTCCTTTCTTAGGAGATATTCCTCACGCTGTTGAACCTTTTGATATCAACAAACTCAATAGTAGAAGTTCAGTTCTTGAGGCAGTACGTATTATTCGTACCAATATTGATTTTATCTTATCGATGTTGCCAAAAGATCGTGCAAAAGTGATTTTTACAACATCTACTATTCCCGGAGAAGGTAAAACACACACTTGTGTAAACTTAGCAACAGCTGTTGCTCTCACAGGTAAAAGAGTATTGTTGATGGGTATGGACTTGAGAAATCCAAAATTGAAGGAGCATATCCCTATGCCAGTAAGAGGATTTACCAACTATTTGACAGAAGGAGATAAACCAATCGAAGATTACATTGTTTCTCTAAATAATTTTATTCAATTTGACGTGTTGCCAGCAGGGAATATTCCACCAAACCCAGTAGAATTGTTGCTCAACGAAAAAGTTACACAGACTTTCGAACATTTGAGAGAAAGTTACGATTACATTTTCGTAGATACCGCTCCAGTAGCACCTGTAACTGATACCTTGTTGATTAGTTCAAATGCAGATATGGTAGTGTATGTAGTGAGAGCAAACAAATTGGAAAGAAGATTGTTGGATGTACCAAGAAACTTCTTTACTCAAAACAAATTGCCACGTATGGCATTTGCTCTGAACGATGTAAATACTTCTAAAGGATATGGTTATGGATACGCTTATGGATACGGCGTTGATAAACCTAAAGAAAAGAAAAGCTCTTTGGAAACGAATCTTAGGAATTTAATAGATTAA
- a CDS encoding bifunctional UDP-3-O-[3-hydroxymyristoyl] N-acetylglucosamine deacetylase/3-hydroxyacyl-ACP dehydratase, with protein MSKQKTLAKEITISGVGLHTGHNVVMTMKPAPVNNGFTFVRTDIEGSPVIEANATYVVSTERGTNLEYKGMQLHTTEHVLAACVGCDLDNVIIELNASEPPIMDGSSIRFVEAIESAGVVEQEAEREEYVVKEIITYKDERTGSEIIVMPSDSYEVTTMVDFGTKILGTQNATLFNLEDFKTEIAPARTFSFLHELEMLLNHGLIKGGDLNNAIVYVDKEISDETMDNLKKAFGKEQISVTANGILDNLSLHYPNEAARHKLLDVVGDLALIGTRIKGRVIANKPGHFVNTQFAKKMAKIIKEEKRNQVPTYDLNQEPLMDVNKIISMLPHRYPFILVDRILEMTDTSVVGMKNVTINEEFFNGHFPGAPVMPGVLIIEAMAQTGGILILSTVPDPENYLTYFMKIDNVKFKHKVQPGDTLIFKLDLLSPIRRGICHMQANAYANGKLVAEAELMAQIVKKTN; from the coding sequence ATGTCAAAGCAAAAAACTTTAGCAAAGGAAATTACTATTTCAGGAGTAGGATTGCACACAGGTCACAATGTTGTGATGACAATGAAACCAGCTCCAGTAAACAACGGATTTACATTTGTGCGTACCGATATTGAAGGTTCGCCTGTTATTGAGGCAAATGCCACTTATGTGGTTTCTACCGAAAGAGGAACTAATTTAGAATATAAAGGTATGCAATTGCATACTACCGAGCATGTATTAGCTGCTTGTGTTGGTTGCGATTTAGACAATGTGATTATCGAATTAAACGCTTCAGAACCACCAATTATGGACGGTTCGTCTATTCGTTTTGTAGAGGCAATTGAGTCTGCGGGTGTTGTAGAGCAAGAAGCAGAAAGAGAGGAATATGTAGTAAAAGAAATCATTACTTACAAAGACGAACGCACAGGGTCTGAAATTATTGTAATGCCTTCGGATTCGTACGAAGTTACAACTATGGTAGATTTTGGTACTAAAATTTTAGGTACGCAAAATGCTACTTTGTTCAATTTAGAAGATTTTAAAACAGAAATAGCACCTGCAAGAACTTTTAGCTTTTTGCATGAATTAGAAATGCTTTTAAACCACGGATTAATCAAAGGTGGAGATTTGAACAATGCCATTGTGTATGTGGATAAAGAAATTTCTGATGAAACCATGGATAATTTGAAAAAAGCCTTTGGAAAAGAGCAAATTTCTGTTACTGCCAATGGTATTTTGGACAATTTATCATTGCATTATCCAAACGAAGCTGCAAGACATAAATTATTGGATGTAGTGGGAGATTTGGCGTTGATTGGTACGCGTATTAAAGGTAGAGTGATTGCCAACAAACCGGGACATTTTGTAAATACTCAGTTTGCTAAAAAAATGGCAAAAATTATCAAAGAAGAAAAGAGAAATCAAGTTCCAACATACGATTTGAACCAAGAACCTTTGATGGATGTAAACAAAATCATATCGATGTTGCCTCACAGATACCCATTTATTTTGGTGGACAGAATTTTAGAAATGACCGACACCAGTGTAGTGGGGATGAAAAATGTAACCATCAATGAGGAGTTTTTCAACGGACATTTCCCAGGAGCTCCTGTGATGCCAGGAGTTTTGATTATCGAAGCGATGGCTCAAACAGGAGGTATTTTGATTTTGAGTACCGTTCCAGATCCAGAAAACTATTTGACTTACTTCATGAAAATCGATAATGTAAAATTCAAACACAAAGTACAACCAGGAGATACTTTGATTTTTAAATTGGATTTGTTGTCGCCAATCAGAAGAGGTATTTGTCATATGCAAGCCAATGCGTATGCCAACGGAAAATTGGTCGCAGAAGCAGAATTGATGGCACAAATTGTAAAGAAAACCAATTAA
- a CDS encoding polysaccharide biosynthesis protein — MKQNYNITNYIKSITQINFLPRWIVLLLDVLMVFLSFMIINYLIEGVIAGFKNKEYLFECVLFTLVNIFYFWRFKVYSGIIRHSTFIDLRKIILSQFSTSLTIFLLNTFYFLLYDVKFYLTTHIALVFVLSTLFLLSLRLFVKTFFLFSKRYISNCAQKGLIIYGVDERAVSLAMSIKNDPESQYVVKGFINPTVTKSISSLLNLPVYGQKDKPYVIARKLGAEAILYLSNSTSIKEKVKEVRTNIDYNIQVLFLPEITDYNDHKKISSSIRNFKIQDLLERKEITIHNEKIAEDVTHETILVTGAAGSIGSEIVRQLLKYNPKRLIVLDQAETPLHNISLELEKIKADTEIVYAIADIRRKDELEHIFKTYQPKIVYHAAAYKHVPLMENNPIQAVNTNIIGTMNLAELAMRYSLKKFVMISTDKAVNPSNVMGASKRIAEKYVQSLSSKIEHTTQFITTRFGNVLGSNGSVVPLFTQQIEAGGPITITHPDIIRYFMTIPEACQLVLEAGTMGKGGEIFIFDMGEPVKIIDLAKKMIQLAGLKLDEDIEIKVVGLRPGEKLYEELLYDTATTLPTHHEKIMISKDQNETFEVISKEVENLRIFANQNNVIEVVKNMKKITPEFVSLNSEYSLLDKKNV; from the coding sequence ATGAAACAAAATTACAATATTACAAATTATATAAAATCTATCACACAAATAAACTTTTTACCTAGGTGGATAGTACTATTACTCGATGTATTGATGGTATTTTTGTCATTTATGATAATCAATTATTTGATCGAAGGAGTAATAGCAGGATTTAAAAATAAAGAATATTTGTTTGAGTGTGTATTGTTTACATTAGTAAATATATTTTATTTTTGGCGTTTTAAAGTGTATTCTGGTATAATAAGACACTCTACTTTTATAGATTTACGAAAGATTATATTGTCTCAATTTTCAACTTCGTTGACGATATTTTTACTTAATACATTCTATTTTTTATTATATGATGTAAAGTTTTATTTAACGACTCATATCGCCTTGGTATTTGTACTTTCAACACTTTTTTTGTTGTCATTGCGATTGTTTGTTAAAACTTTTTTCTTGTTTTCAAAACGTTATATATCAAATTGCGCTCAAAAAGGATTGATTATTTATGGTGTGGATGAAAGAGCAGTGTCACTGGCAATGTCAATAAAAAACGACCCTGAATCACAATATGTTGTTAAAGGATTTATCAATCCTACAGTTACAAAATCGATAAGCTCATTGTTAAATTTACCTGTATATGGTCAAAAAGACAAACCGTATGTTATTGCCAGAAAATTAGGAGCAGAAGCGATACTTTATCTATCCAATAGTACCTCTATAAAAGAAAAAGTTAAAGAGGTGCGTACCAATATAGATTACAATATACAGGTCTTGTTTCTTCCAGAAATAACCGATTATAATGATCATAAAAAGATTTCATCAAGCATACGAAACTTCAAAATTCAGGATTTACTTGAAAGAAAAGAAATCACCATTCACAATGAAAAAATAGCTGAAGATGTAACGCATGAAACTATTTTAGTTACAGGTGCAGCAGGGTCTATTGGTAGTGAGATTGTAAGACAATTATTGAAATACAATCCTAAACGACTCATTGTTTTAGACCAAGCTGAAACACCTTTGCATAATATTTCTTTAGAATTAGAGAAAATCAAAGCAGATACAGAAATTGTGTATGCTATTGCTGATATTCGTAGAAAGGATGAACTGGAACATATTTTCAAAACTTACCAACCCAAAATCGTCTATCATGCTGCTGCCTATAAACATGTTCCATTAATGGAAAACAACCCTATTCAAGCGGTGAATACCAATATAATAGGCACTATGAATTTAGCCGAATTAGCGATGCGCTATTCGTTGAAAAAATTTGTTATGATCTCTACGGACAAAGCAGTGAATCCAAGTAATGTAATGGGAGCAAGTAAACGAATAGCTGAAAAGTATGTACAATCATTATCAAGCAAAATAGAACACACAACACAATTTATTACCACGCGTTTTGGAAATGTATTGGGATCAAATGGTTCGGTTGTACCGTTGTTTACACAACAAATCGAAGCAGGAGGACCGATTACAATTACACATCCAGACATTATTCGTTATTTTATGACCATTCCAGAGGCATGTCAATTGGTTTTAGAAGCTGGAACCATGGGTAAAGGAGGAGAAATTTTTATTTTCGATATGGGTGAGCCTGTAAAGATTATCGATTTAGCAAAAAAAATGATTCAATTGGCTGGTTTAAAATTGGATGAAGACATTGAAATAAAAGTGGTAGGATTGCGACCTGGAGAGAAGTTGTATGAAGAATTGTTGTACGATACAGCGACTACATTGCCTACCCATCACGAAAAAATTATGATTTCTAAAGACCAAAATGAAACATTTGAAGTTATAAGTAAAGAAGTGGAAAATTTGCGTATATTTGCAAACCAAAATAATGTTATAGAGGTTGTGAAAAATATGAAAAAAATAACTCCAGAATTTGTGAGTTTAAATTCAGAATACTCTTTATTAGATAAGAAAAATGTATGA
- the lpxD gene encoding UDP-3-O-(3-hydroxymyristoyl)glucosamine N-acyltransferase: MKVTAQQIADVLEGKVEGNPKVEVSSLSKVEEGKEGSISFLSNPKYTNYIYTTQASIVIVNDSLVLEKPVESTLIRVADAYKAFTKLLEFYDKLRSMKSGIEQPVFVSESSQYGENVYIGAFAYIGENVKIGNNVKIYPHVHIGDNVEIGDDTVLNAGVKVYYDCKIGKNCIIHAGVVIGSDGFGFAPNADGSYQKVPQIGNVIIEDDVEIGSCTTIDRATLGSTIIRQGVKLDNQIQIAHNVEVGEHTVIASQSGIAGSTKIGKHCVIGGQVGIVGHITIGNYVKIQAQSGVTKSLKDNEIVQGSPAMNFNDYSKSYVCFKQLPQLVKKIK; this comes from the coding sequence ATGAAAGTTACAGCACAGCAAATAGCCGATGTATTGGAAGGAAAGGTTGAAGGAAATCCTAAAGTGGAAGTTTCTTCACTTTCCAAGGTTGAAGAAGGTAAAGAAGGAAGCATTTCTTTTTTATCCAATCCTAAATATACCAATTATATATACACTACGCAGGCTTCGATTGTTATCGTGAACGATTCGTTGGTTTTAGAAAAGCCAGTGGAATCGACTTTAATTCGCGTGGCAGATGCTTACAAGGCTTTTACCAAATTGTTGGAATTTTACGACAAATTGCGTTCTATGAAATCGGGTATAGAACAGCCTGTTTTCGTTTCAGAAAGCAGTCAGTATGGTGAAAATGTGTATATTGGTGCGTTTGCATACATTGGCGAAAATGTAAAAATAGGCAATAATGTAAAAATTTATCCTCATGTGCATATTGGTGATAATGTGGAGATTGGAGATGATACCGTATTAAACGCTGGTGTAAAAGTATATTACGATTGCAAAATTGGTAAAAACTGTATTATTCACGCAGGAGTAGTCATTGGTTCAGACGGATTTGGATTTGCACCCAACGCTGATGGATCGTATCAAAAAGTACCTCAAATCGGAAATGTTATAATTGAGGATGATGTAGAAATTGGTTCGTGTACTACGATTGATAGAGCTACTTTGGGTTCTACGATTATCCGTCAGGGAGTGAAATTGGACAATCAGATTCAGATTGCACATAATGTAGAAGTGGGAGAACATACTGTTATCGCTTCACAATCGGGAATCGCAGGTTCTACAAAAATTGGAAAACATTGTGTCATCGGAGGTCAGGTCGGAATAGTTGGACATATAACCATTGGCAATTATGTGAAAATCCAAGCTCAATCGGGGGTAACGAAATCGTTGAAAGACAACGAAATTGTGCAAGGTTCACCCGCAATGAATTTCAATGACTATTCAAAATCGTATGTGTGTTTCAAACAATTACCACAATTGGTAAAGAAGATAAAATAA
- a CDS encoding polysaccharide biosynthesis/export family protein, with protein MKKLKVSLFLTLVAMMMFSCASKKNYVYYNEIDSKNLFQINFSTEFQTDDLLMIIVSAQDPKAAQPFNVMTQMTVNPESQNVAGQYQQQLYLVNNKGEIEFPILGTLKVAGKTREQFTKELQEKISKYILNPIVNIRIMNYQIAVQGEVTIPGVYRFESEKVSLPEVLAKAGDLSIYGNRTNVLVIREINGVRTTKRIDLTKSDFMFSDFYYLKQNDIVYVEPNKVKVNSSAVGPNVSVMLSILSSVIAIVALAIR; from the coding sequence ATGAAAAAATTAAAAGTCTCTTTGTTTTTGACGCTTGTTGCCATGATGATGTTTTCATGTGCATCTAAAAAGAATTATGTTTATTACAATGAAATAGATAGTAAAAATTTATTTCAAATAAATTTTTCAACTGAATTTCAAACGGATGATTTGTTGATGATTATTGTTTCAGCACAAGATCCAAAAGCTGCTCAGCCTTTTAATGTTATGACGCAGATGACGGTAAATCCTGAGAGTCAGAATGTTGCTGGGCAGTATCAGCAACAATTGTATTTAGTAAATAATAAAGGAGAAATTGAATTTCCTATATTAGGTACTTTAAAGGTTGCTGGTAAGACGAGAGAACAATTTACTAAGGAGTTACAGGAAAAAATATCAAAGTATATTCTCAATCCTATAGTAAATATACGTATAATGAATTATCAAATTGCTGTTCAAGGAGAAGTAACTATACCAGGCGTATATCGTTTTGAATCTGAAAAAGTGTCTTTACCTGAGGTTTTAGCTAAAGCAGGAGATCTGAGTATTTACGGAAACAGAACAAATGTTTTAGTCATTAGAGAAATAAATGGAGTACGTACTACAAAAAGAATCGATTTGACGAAATCAGATTTTATGTTTTCTGATTTTTATTATTTAAAACAAAACGACATCGTTTATGTAGAGCCAAATAAAGTGAAAGTTAACTCATCTGCTGTTGGTCCTAACGTATCCGTAATGTTATCAATATTGTCAAGTGTAATTGCAATTGTAGCTTTAGCAATAAGATAA
- a CDS encoding DUF4256 domain-containing protein, with product MELLQILEQQFLRNTHRHKEMQWSEVLNILNSQPKYLEIRSKMGTTINRTRISLVATL from the coding sequence ATGGAATTATTACAAATTTTAGAACAACAATTTTTGAGAAATACACATCGACATAAAGAGATGCAATGGAGTGAAGTGCTAAACATTTTGAATTCTCAACCAAAATATCTCGAAATTCGTTCAAAAATGGGGACAACTATTAACCGAACAAGAATATCATTGGTTGCAACCCTTTGA